One segment of Neodiprion fabricii isolate iyNeoFabr1 chromosome 1, iyNeoFabr1.1, whole genome shotgun sequence DNA contains the following:
- the LOC124177204 gene encoding facilitated trehalose transporter Tret1-like: MIETCIKERPHKRVLWLQWIGGLGALLLLFISGLMIGWTSPYIAKLTTPNSTLHITKTEASWVASLMNFGRLTGAVPGAASVYYFGGKQTLFFITIPMIVGWISIIMANSVVWLYIARFVSGLSMGMSYSSFPLYLGEIASPKIRGSLVTLASCGAPVGMLCGNIIGAYVDMPVFAYISLVPTVVAILLFLWLPESPHHLLRTNQIGKAEEAIARYNPGINIHVEVKSIQNFLTASNSQTFRSKLREFNIPQNRKAGLIIIGLYLFMQLSGLNSVLFYLETILTNGGLTFIPPATMVMVGSGAAIFGAVGAIYLAAKCKRKTLLIVSCVGTVISLGLMGTHFALLNGGTDSAELQWLITSSVLMYEVSVHVGLCPVPSIVLSELFAPNIKSMAACIASVSVGLFAFLSSKTYQPLVDMMGEAYVFWMHASFIVIEIIFVWACLLETKGKSLQEIQNALHKR; this comes from the exons ATGATTGAAACGTGCATAAAAGAACGTCCGCACAAGAGAGTTTTGTGGTTACAATGGATTGGAGGCCTAGGAG CTTTGCTGCTGCTCTTCATCTCTGGATTGATGATAGGATGGACGTCACCTTATATTGCCAAGCTTACAACCCCTAATTCAACATTACATATTACCAAAACCGAGGCTTCCTGGGTGGCTTCGTTAATGAACTTTGGCCGACTGACGGGAGCAGTGCCTGGCGCAGCTAGCGTTTATTATTTCGGAGGCAAACAGACGCTGTTTTTCATCACCATCCCTATGATCGTCGGCTGGATCTCCATCATAATGGCAAATTCCGTAGTTTGGCTGTACATAGCAAGATTCGTCAGTGGGCTGAGCATGGGAATGAGCTACAGTAGTTTTCCACTCTATCTTGGAGAGATCGCCAGCCCCAAGATCAGAGGATCATTGGTGACATTGGCAAGTTGTGGTGCGCCGGTGGGAATGCTTTGCGGGAACATAATTGGTGCCTACGTTGACATGCCAGTCTTCGCCTACATAAGCCTTGTACCAACCGTCGTCGCCATACTCCTCTTTTTGTGGCTTCCGGAGTCGCCGCATCACCTACTCCGAACAAACCAAATCGGGAAAGCCGAGGAGGCGATCGCAAGATACAACCCGGGAATCAATATCCACGTTGAGGTGAAATCCATTCAGAACTTTCTCACTGCGTCGAACTCCCAAACGTTCCGAAGTAAACTGCGAGAATTCAATATTCCCCAAAACCGGAAGGCTGGGCTCATTATCATCGGGCTTTACTTGTTCATGCAGTTGAGTGGACTCAATAGCGTATTGTTTTACTTGGAAACTATTCTGACGAATGGCGGATTGACCTTTATACCACCGGCCACGATGGTCATGGTAGGCAGTGGAGCTGCAATTTTTGGTGCTGTAGGGGCAATTTATTTGGCTGCCAAATGTAAACGAAAGACGTTGCTCATCGTTTCCTGTGTTGGAACTGTCATCTCGTTAGGGCTTATGGGAACACATTTCGCCCTTTTAAACGGTGGAACTGATTCTGCTGAACTACAGTGGCTGATAACATCGTCCGTCCTCATGTACGAAGTTTCTGTTCACGTTGGACTCTGTCCTGTTCCTAGTATAGTACTCAGTGAATTATTTGCTCCGAATATAAAGAGCATGGCAGCTTGTATAGCCAGTGTTTCAGTTGGACTCTTCGCCTTTCTTTCCTCCAAAACTTATCAACCCCTGGTGGACATGATGGGTGAGGCTTACGTATTCTGGATGCACGCATCGTTCattgtaattgaaataatatttgtcTGGGCATGTTTGCTGGAAACGAAGGGGAAATCTCTTCAAGAGATACAAAATGCATTGCATAAACGGTAA
- the LOC124177222 gene encoding facilitated trehalose transporter Tret1-2 homolog — protein MAFIRNISWLENVLWLQWFAAATALLMSTTVGLMFGWTSPYLLRLTAEDSELPITPNEGSWVASLLNLGRFLGAFVGGFCVEYLGSKQTLTALGVPLIMAWICIMVADSVNWLYVARILGGISVGMSFSSFPLYLGEVSSPTIRGTVVTLAMSGFSFGTTIGNAMGVYLSMKVFAYVSIVPSILFVLIFLWIPQSPHYLVRIGKLEQAEKSIARYNPGANSKLEVQHLKEFVVARDGLSFMDRMREMNIPRNRQAMIISIMLFFFMQFSGMNSLVYYMEITLTDAGITFIAPATLVIILGVLGIAAGWVSIFIADKFRRKALMIVSSAGVGVSMAAYGTHFALLDGGFDPEPLQWLPVTAGVIFLLFICIGIIPVPNMILSEIFAPNIKSVAACFASISIGLFAFAASRSYQPLVDVVGESWVFWLHSFLMVLSIIFAAIWMPETKGKTLQEIQNNLSEK, from the coding sequence CATTACTGATGTCCACTACCGTGGGGCTGATGTTTGGTTGGACATCGCCGTATCTACTGCGATTAACAGCAGAGGATTCAGAACTTCCGATAACTCCGAACGAGGGTTCCTGGGTGGCATCACTTTTGAATCTCGGTCGATTCCTGGGAGCATTTGTTGGCGGATTTTGCGTCGAGTACTTGGGAAGCAAGCAGACCTTGACCGCGCTCGGTGTGCCTCTTATAATGGCGTGGATCTGCATCATGGTTGCAGATTCAGTGAACTGGCTGTACGTAGCCAGAATTCTGGGCGGTATATCGGTGGGGATGTCTTTCAGTAGCTTTCCTCTTTACCTCGGCGAAGTCTCCAGTCCAACGATCCGAGGGACTGTGGTGACTTTGGCGATGTCTGGATTCTCGTTCGGCACGACGATCGGTAACGCGATGGGCGTCTACTTGTCGATGAAGGTCTTTGCCTACGTCAGCATCGTCCCGAGCATTTTGTTCGTTCTAATATTCCTGTGGATCCCCCAATCTCCTCATTATCTCGTACGCATAGGAAAATTGGAACAGGCTGAGAAATCGATTGCCCGATACAATCCAGGCGCAAACAGCAAGCTCGAGGTCCAGCACCTGAAGGAATTCGTCGTCGCTCGAGATGGCCTGTCGTTCATGGACCGCATGCGAGAGATGAATATCCCGCGAAACCGACAGGCCATGATCATCAGCATCATGCTTTTCTTCTTCATGCAGTTCAGCGGAATGAACTCCCTCGTTTACTACATGGAAATAACCCTGACTGACGCAGGGATCACGTTCATCGCTCCGGCCACTTTGGTCATTATACTTGGCGTTCTGGGAATTGCGGCCGGTTGGGTATCGATCTTCATAGCCGATAAGTTCAGGCGGAAAGCGCTGATGATTGTCTCGAGCGCCGGAGTTGGAGTGAGCATGGCTGCCTACGGTACACACTTTGCTCTGCTAGACGGCGGATTTGATCCGGAACCGTTGCAGTGGCTTCCAGTCACAGCTGGTGtaatttttctattgtttATCTGCATCGGAATCATCCCGGTTCCCAACATGATCCTCAGTGAGATATTCGCTCCAAACATCAAGAGCGTGGCAGCCTGCTTCGCCAGCATTTCGATCGGTCTCTTCGCTTTCGCTGCATCAAGAAGTTACCAACCGTTAGTGGACGTTGTTGGCGAGTCTTGGGTCTTCTGGCTTCACTCTTTTCTGATGGTGCTGTCTATCATTTTTGCTGCTATTTGGATGCCGGAAACGAAGGGAAAAACACTTcaggaaattcaaaataatttatcagaaaaataa
- the LOC124177299 gene encoding uncharacterized protein LOC124177299 isoform X2, giving the protein MYGWYSSYLAQLTADGLSLPITTYSRGLLGSLFAQPWKAGGIVGSFNAVEEAVMFQTAGPRNHDVLGLTSNPSEPRSVGPDHPEEGGKKNLQMMKLLPVSSSLVPQPKVSKLLPLRVKLHLNELCSLHLKLNATHSLQVIANHNVGENLLKLLNN; this is encoded by the exons ATGTACGGTTGGTACTCTTCATACCTAGCCCAACTCACAGCGGATGGATTATCACTTCCCATCACGACATACAGCCGAGGTCTTCTCGGTTCCCTCTTTGCTCAGCCTTGGAAGGCTGGAGGAATTGTGGGTTCT TTCAATGCAGTTGAAGAGGCCGTGATGTTCCAGACAGCGGGGCCAAGGAACCACGACGTTCTAGGCTTAACTTCCAATCCGAGTGAACCACGATCAGTCGGTCCGGATCACCCCGAGGAAGGCGGCAAGAAGAACTTGCAGATGATGAAACTTCTTCCCGTTTCCTCATCCCTCGTGCCACAGCCTAAAGTCAGCAAACTGCTCCCTCTCCGGGTCAAGTTGCACTTAAATGAGCTTTGCTCGCTACATCTGAAATTGAATGCAACCCATTCGCTTCAAGTCATAGCAAATCATAACGTAggagaaaatttgttaaagCTTTTGAATAACTAG
- the LOC124177244 gene encoding facilitated trehalose transporter Tret1-like, producing MISRFASKHSQWLQWVSALAAQQMLFVGGLMLGWSSPYLAQLTAADSPLPITTDEASWVASLISMGRLLGAILGAVSVQFLGSKRTLIIIGFPFILSWICLIVANSVVWLYVARFSSGVSIGMAFSSFPLFIGEISSPAIRGALVTLSTTGLPVGTLAGNIIGAYISMAIFSYISLVPTIAFIILFLWLPESPHQLVRRGNLEAAGKSIIRYNPKADVKSEVAALNDFITSTIALTFMDRLREFNIPRNRKAGTIVVLLYTFMQFSGLNSVTFYMEIILTDAKLTVIDPAMMVIILGALGIVAGWLAMYMADRLGRKILMAGSSLGVALAMVALGVHFILLEQGFDPVPLQWLPILSLVSYQVFVYLGVTPVPSMILSEIFAPNIKSLAACLASISAGLTGFISSKTYQPLVDVFGEAYVFWIQAAIMVIAMIFTLVVVPETKGKSLQEIQQLLMNK from the exons ATGATATCAAGATTCGCGTCCAAGCATAGCCAGTGGTTGCAATGGGTCAGCGCTTTAGCAG CTCAACAGATGCTCTTTGTCGGCGGATTGATGCTGGGCTGGTCATCACCGTACCTGGCTCAATTGACAGCCGCGGATTCGCCGCTCCCCATAACAACAGACGAAGCGTCTTGGGTAGCATCGCTTATCAGCATGGGTCGGTTATTAGGAGCCATTCTTGGGGCAGTCAGCGTTCAATTTCTCGGAAGTAAAAGAACGCTGATCATCATCGGTTTCCCATTCATCCTCAGCTGGATTTGCCTGATCGTCGCGAACTCCGTGGTTTGGCTATACGTAGCGAGGTTCTCCTCCGGAGTGAGTATTGGCATGGCTTTTAGCAGCTTTCCTCTTTtcatcggagaaatttcaagcCCTGCGATTCGAGGAGCGTTGGTGACCCTTTCGACGACTGGACTGCCGGTCGGAACGCTCGCTGGGAATATAATCGGTGCCTACATCTCAATGGCCATCTTCTCCTACATCAGTCTGGTGCCTACCATCGCTTTCATCATCCTCTTTCTCTGGTTACCTGAGTCTCCTCATCAACTCGTTCGCAGGGGCAACCTGGAGGCTGCAGGGAAATCGATAATCAGATACAACCCAAAGGCAGACGTCAAGTCCGAAGTAGCCGCGCTGAACGATTTTATAACGAGCACAATCGCTCTGACATTTATGGATCGACTGCGAGAATTTAATATACCGCGGAATCGGAAAGCTGGTACCATCGTAGTGCTCTTATACACGTTCATGCAATTTAGCGGATTGAACAGTGTGACGTTTTACATGGAGATCATCTTGACTGATGCCAAACTGACCGTCATTGACCCTGCTATGATGGTCATAATTCTTGGAGCACTCGGAATCGTTGCCGGATGGCTCGCGATGTACATGGCCGATAGGTTAGGTCGAAAGATTTTAATGGCCGGCTCGAGTCTTGGAGTAGCTTTGGCCATGGTCGCCCTTGGCGtgcattttattcttctcgaGCAAGGCTTTGACCCCGTGCCATTGCAATGGCTGCCAATACTATCCCTGGTAAGTTACCAGGTATTTGTTTATCTCGGAGTGACACCAGTGCCCAGTATGATTCTCAGCGAGATATTCGCGCCCAACATAAAAAGCTTGGCAGCTTGCTTAGCAAGCATTTCTGCGGGCTTAACAGGATTCATTTCCTCCAAGACTTATCAGCCGCTAGTGGATGTTTTCGGCGAAGCATACGTCTTTTGGATTCAGGCAGCGATAATGGTTATTGCGATGATATTCACGCTGGTTGTCGTTCCCGAAACAAAGGGAAAATCGTTACAAGAGATTCAGCAATTACTGATGAACAAGTAA
- the LOC124177299 gene encoding uncharacterized protein LOC124177299 isoform X3 yields MYGWYSSYLAQLTADGLSLPITTYSRGLLGSLFAQPWKAGGIVGSTAGPRNHDVLGLTSNPSEPRSVGPDHPEEGGKKNLQMMKLLPVSSSLVPQPKVSKLLPLRVKLHLNELCSLHLKLNATHSLQVIANHNVGENLLKLLNN; encoded by the exons ATGTACGGTTGGTACTCTTCATACCTAGCCCAACTCACAGCGGATGGATTATCACTTCCCATCACGACATACAGCCGAGGTCTTCTCGGTTCCCTCTTTGCTCAGCCTTGGAAGGCTGGAGGAATTGTGGGTTCT ACAGCGGGGCCAAGGAACCACGACGTTCTAGGCTTAACTTCCAATCCGAGTGAACCACGATCAGTCGGTCCGGATCACCCCGAGGAAGGCGGCAAGAAGAACTTGCAGATGATGAAACTTCTTCCCGTTTCCTCATCCCTCGTGCCACAGCCTAAAGTCAGCAAACTGCTCCCTCTCCGGGTCAAGTTGCACTTAAATGAGCTTTGCTCGCTACATCTGAAATTGAATGCAACCCATTCGCTTCAAGTCATAGCAAATCATAACGTAggagaaaatttgttaaagCTTTTGAATAACTAG
- the LOC124177215 gene encoding facilitated trehalose transporter Tret1-like, producing the protein MLISTKTGSWFTGTLWMQWIAGISTFLMLMTIGLKIGWTSPYTAQLMSADSPLPLTTDEVSWVASLMNVGRLLGAIFGCIGVEWIGRKRTLTIVGFPMILAWICIIVADSVAWLYASRLLAGLSLGISFSSFPIFLGEISSPKIRGTLVTLSVSGMAVGTLTGNIMGANLSMTIFSYISLVPNVCFVLLFLWLSESPHFLVRDGKTEDAMKSIIRYNPNIDPEIEYKSIRTYIESSGSPTIKERLREFNIPENRRAMIITIVLYFFMQFSGMNSIIYYLETVLTSAGVSVIQPSTLVIINSGASVLTGWVAVYIADKFRRKVLMIFSSVGVSVTMLGLGVHFALLDNGFDPDSLQWLPITTTILFMISFCVGMIGVPSMILSELFAPNIKSVAAGMIGILSGLFAFGATKSYQPLIDTVGEAWVYWLHALLMIFCTIFSAVWIPETKGKSLQEIQNLLMKK; encoded by the exons ATGTTGATAAGTACCAAAACCGGTAGCTGGTTCACAGGTACCTTATGGATGCAATGGATCGCAGGAATATCAA catttttaaTGTTGATGACGATTGGCCTGAAAATCGGATGGACCTCGCCATACACGGCGCAGCTAATGTCAGCAGACTCGCCACTACCATTGACCACCGACGAGGTATCATGGGTTGCATCCCTAATGAATGTAGGCCGACTTTTAGGGGCGATCTTCGGCTGCATTGGGGTCGAATGGATCGGTAGAAAGCGAACGTTGACAATCGTTGGTTTTCCAATGATACTAGCCTGGATTTGTATCATCGTCGCCGACTCAGTAGCGTGGCTCTACGCATCGAGGCTTTTAGCCGGACTGAGCTTGGGAATATCATTCAGCAGCTTTCCAATTTTTCTGGGAGAAATTTCGAGTCCAAAAATTCGAGGCACGCTGGTGACTCTCTCGGTTTCTGGAATGGCCGTGGGAACACTAACCGGTAACATAATGGGTGCCAACCTCTCGATGACGATCTTTTCCTACATAAGCCTGGTGCCAAATGTATGCTTCGTCCTGCTCTTCCTCTGGTTGTCTGAATCTCCTCACTTCCTCGTACGCGACGGGAAAACAGAGGATGCGATGAAATCTATAATCCGGTACAACCCGAACATAGATCCTGAGATCGAGTACAAATCAATAAGGACCTACATCGAAAGCTCAGGTTCTCCGACAATCAAAGAACGGCTACGAGAGTTCAACATACCGGAGAATAGACGAGCCATGATCATCACAATCGTATTGTATTTCTTCATGCAGTTCAGCGGGATGAATTCTATAATTTATTACCTGGAAACAGTTCTCACTTCTGCCGGGGTGAGCGTCATCCAGCCCTCTACATTGGTGATCATAAACAGCGGAGCATCAGTTTTGACTGGGTGGGTTGCGGTGTACATAGCTGATAAATTCAGACGCAAGGTACTCATGATATTCTCAAGCGTTGGAGTTTCCGTGACCATGCTGGGGTTGGGGGTACACTTTGCTCTATTGGATAACGGGTTTGATCCTGACTCATTGCAATGGCTGCCAATCACGACTACGATACTTTTTATGATTAGTTTCTGCGTTGGAATGATTGGCGTACCCAGTATGATTCTAAGCGAGCTTTTCGCCCCTAACATAAAAAGTGTGGCGGCCGGTATGATTGGCATTTTGAGTGGGCTTTTCGCCTTCGGGGCGACTAAGTCATACCAACCTTTGATAGACACCGTAGGAGAGGCTTGGGTTTACTGGTTGCACGCGTTGCTCATGATATTCTGCACAATCTTTTCTGCAGTTTGGATACCGGAAACGAAAGGCAAATCACTAcaggaaattcaaaatttattgatgaaaaagtaG
- the LOC124177299 gene encoding uncharacterized protein LOC124177299 isoform X1 produces the protein MLINADSYLRRGSHVRLVLFIPSPTHSGWIITSHHDIQPRSSRFPLCSALEGWRNCGFFEEAVMFQTAGPRNHDVLGLTSNPSEPRSVGPDHPEEGGKKNLQMMKLLPVSSSLVPQPKVSKLLPLRVKLHLNELCSLHLKLNATHSLQVIANHNVGENLLKLLNN, from the exons ATGCTAATCAA CGCTGATAGCTATCTTCGCAGAGGTTCTCATGTACGGTTGGTACTCTTCATACCTAGCCCAACTCACAGCGGATGGATTATCACTTCCCATCACGACATACAGCCGAGGTCTTCTCGGTTCCCTCTTTGCTCAGCCTTGGAAGGCTGGAGGAATTGTGGGTTCT TTGAAGAGGCCGTGATGTTCCAGACAGCGGGGCCAAGGAACCACGACGTTCTAGGCTTAACTTCCAATCCGAGTGAACCACGATCAGTCGGTCCGGATCACCCCGAGGAAGGCGGCAAGAAGAACTTGCAGATGATGAAACTTCTTCCCGTTTCCTCATCCCTCGTGCCACAGCCTAAAGTCAGCAAACTGCTCCCTCTCCGGGTCAAGTTGCACTTAAATGAGCTTTGCTCGCTACATCTGAAATTGAATGCAACCCATTCGCTTCAAGTCATAGCAAATCATAACGTAggagaaaatttgttaaagCTTTTGAATAACTAG
- the LOC124177237 gene encoding facilitated trehalose transporter Tret1-like — translation MTSKQPGESQSDLLWLQWTGSAGAMIMLFVCGMMGGWTSPYLAKLTSQDSPLPITSDEASWVASLLNFGRLIGAVPGAVSVHYFGSKRTLFLNGFSLIVGCVCTIVADSVIWLYVARLISGLCLGMSYSSFPLYLGEISSPATRGALVTLASTGLSVGVLAGNVVGAYVSMTVFAYITLVPTTVFMLLFLWMPESPHYFIRLDKIEEARKSIARYHPGVNVEVELKSLQDFIHAIQSRTFADKLREFNVPANRKAGIIVVLLYVFMQLSGVNSVLFYLEIILTKGRLTIISPAKMVIIGGATAIFGGLTTVYLAAKCGRKTLLIASCVGVAVSLVILGTDFALLGSGFDSAQLQWTLVSSVIIYHVFVYMGLCPVPNIVLSELFAPNIKNMAACFASISVGLFAFISTKVYQPLVNIMGEAYVFWMHAAFMVMVIIFTLTAMPETKGKSLQEIQAILHKK, via the exons ATGACCTCGAAGCAACCTGGTGAATCGCAAAGTGACCTGTTGTGGTTACAATGGACTGGAAGTGCGGGAG CTATGATAATGCTCTTCGTGTGCGGCATGATGGGCGGATGGACGTCGCCGTATCTAGCCAAGCTAACTTCTCAAGATTCACCACTTCCGATTACCTCTGACGAAGCTTCCTGGGTAGCGTCACTGCTGAACTTCGGACGACTAATAGGCGCGGTTCCCGGAGCAGTGAGCGTGCATTATTTCGGAAGCAAAAGAACGCTATTTCTCAATGGGTTTTCGTTAATCGTCGGCTGCGTTTGCACTATCGTGGCTGATTCCGTGATCTGGCTGTACGTGGCAAGATTGATTAGCGGACTGTGCCTAGGGATGTCCTACAGCAGCTTTCCACTATatctcggagaaatttcaagtCCCGCGACTCGAGGAGCTTTGGTGACTTTGGCGAGCACCGGTTTGTCGGTGGGAGTCCTTGCCGGTAACGTGGTTGGTGCCTACGTTTCAATGACAGTCTTTGCCTACATAACTCTTGTGCCAACCACGGTTTTCATGCTCCTTTTCCTGTGGATGCCCGAGTCTCCTCACTACTTTATTCGTTTGGATAAAATAGAAGAGGCCAGAAAGTCAATAGCGAGATACCATCCCGGAGTAAACGTTGAGGTTGAGTTGAAGTCCCTCCAAGATTTCATCCATGCGATTCAATCCCGTACGTTCGCAGATAAACTTCGAGAATTCAACGTTCCCGCAAACCGAAAAGCCGGCATCATCGTCGTGCTGCTTTACGTGTTCATGCAGCTAAGTGGAGTTAACAGCGTCTTGTTTTATCTGGAAATCATCCTGACCAAAGGCAGATTGACCATCATTTCACCGGCTAAAATGGTCATAATAGGCGGTGCCACTGCTATTTTTGGTGGGTTAACGACTGTTTACCTAGCTGCCAAATGCGGACGAAAGACGCTGCTCATCGCTTCCTGTGTCGGTGTTGCCGTATCCTTGGTCATTTTAGGAACAGATTTTGCGCTTTTAGGCAGCGGATTTGACTCTGCTCAACTTCAGTGGACGCTCGTATCATCTGTGATTATTTACCACGTCTTTGTCTATATGGGACTCTGCCCTGTTCCTAATATCGTTCTCAGTGAGTTATTTGCTCCGAATATAAAGAACATGGCAGCTTGCTTTGCCAGTATTTCAGTTGGACTCTTCGCCTTCATTTCCACCAAAGTATATCAACCCCTGGTGAATATTATGGGTGAAGCTTACGTATTTTGGATGCACGCCGCCTTTATGGTAATGGTTATTATATTCACGCTGACAGCTATGCCGGAAACAAAGGGTAAATCTCTTCAAGAGATCCAAGCTATTTTGCATAAGAAATAA